The following proteins are encoded in a genomic region of Gimesia algae:
- a CDS encoding GNAT family N-acetyltransferase — MLNIHIDRATPEDCDIIADFNIQLALETESKHLDRELVRTGVLESLGDVRGCQYYVARYQNTVVGQIMFTREWSDWRNGEFWWFQSVYVSPDYRRQGVFQQLSQHVQSLAESNPDVVGLRLYVELENERAQSTYRQLGFCFPGYHVMEKMLDR, encoded by the coding sequence ATGTTGAACATCCATATCGATCGGGCAACCCCGGAAGACTGTGACATCATTGCTGATTTTAATATCCAGTTGGCTCTCGAGACGGAGTCAAAACATCTGGACCGGGAACTGGTCAGAACTGGTGTGCTGGAATCTCTGGGAGATGTAAGAGGGTGCCAATACTATGTAGCCCGTTATCAAAATACAGTCGTTGGTCAGATCATGTTCACACGGGAATGGAGTGACTGGCGTAACGGTGAATTCTGGTGGTTTCAGAGCGTCTATGTCTCTCCCGACTATCGACGTCAGGGTGTATTTCAGCAACTGTCGCAACACGTACAGTCGCTGGCGGAATCCAATCCGGATGTCGTGGGTCTCCGACTTTATGTTGAATTAGAAAATGAACGCGCTCAATCCACTTACCGGCAATTGGGCTTTTGTTTCCCCGGTTATCATGTGATGGAAAAAATGCTGGACCGTTGA
- a CDS encoding creatininase family protein, which produces MSDTSYTREILLHKHTRREFRERMQAGELKACIIPVAATEQHLEHLAMEHDWRSVMLVATEAARLLSPEVIVAPSMNIGISEHHMRHPGTLSALPGSWLSVLFDTIRSMHHAGFTNILVLNGHGGNIAPCLGMWGQYQQRLEINLHFESYWNLLPEEVALANLKTKRWPGHAQEFETAFAMAAFPENVRQDAMQEQDDKEPLEATATAGQNMIDEIVKQVAKYVAGMIDGSNTAVIPPFHT; this is translated from the coding sequence ATGTCTGATACTTCTTATACAAGAGAAATACTGCTCCATAAGCATACCCGTCGTGAATTTCGCGAGCGGATGCAAGCCGGTGAATTAAAAGCATGTATCATTCCCGTAGCCGCCACCGAACAACATCTGGAACATCTGGCGATGGAACATGACTGGCGGAGTGTAATGCTCGTAGCGACCGAAGCCGCCCGCCTGCTCTCGCCGGAAGTAATAGTTGCCCCTTCGATGAATATCGGTATCAGCGAGCATCATATGCGGCACCCGGGTACACTGTCTGCCCTCCCGGGCAGCTGGTTGAGCGTCTTATTTGATACAATTCGCAGCATGCATCATGCGGGATTCACGAATATTCTTGTTTTAAACGGGCATGGCGGGAACATTGCCCCCTGCCTGGGAATGTGGGGACAGTACCAGCAACGACTTGAAATCAACCTGCACTTCGAGTCTTACTGGAATCTGCTGCCAGAAGAAGTCGCATTGGCAAACTTAAAAACGAAACGCTGGCCGGGACACGCTCAGGAATTTGAAACAGCGTTCGCGATGGCTGCCTTCCCGGAAAATGTTCGCCAGGATGCCATGCAGGAGCAGGATGATAAAGAACCCCTGGAAGCCACTGCAACAGCGGGCCAAAATATGATTGACGAGATTGTAAAGCAGGTGGCGAAATATGTGGCTGGTATGATCGATGGATCAAATACAGCCGTGATTCCCCCGTTTCATACCTGA
- a CDS encoding sulfatase family protein has translation MIKPFYVASYLLLILITLSDLSLTQAADRPNLISIVTDDQGRWAMGLYGNQQIHTPHMDQIGKQGAVFTNAFVATPVCSPSRATFLSGRFPTELKITDWISPEEAQNGTGLTAMTWPEVLEQHGYQTALIGKWHLGEQKQFHPHEKGFGHFMGFLAGGTRPMDPTLELNGKTEKRKGSLPDLLVDDAIDFIRKSKDKPFALCLHFRAPHTPYGPVPKQDSAHYEGMEIDVPITEGAILEQIRQKNKEYYASVSSVDRNIGRLLEVLDQLQLAENTLVIFTSDHGYNNGRHGVSTKGNGHWIAGGVTGPKRPNMWDTSIQVPLVMRWPAVIKPGTQFDEMVSNIDMFKFVLGALKIPQPANLKLHGIDYSPLLFGQPVPIRKVLFGQYDLHNNGLAYLRMIRTPQLKYVKHYRAKNMDELYDLESDPGEKTNLLHRRTRKNWQETADLLENQLIDWQKSIQDPILEPAYE, from the coding sequence ATGATCAAGCCATTTTATGTAGCCTCATATCTGTTGCTGATCTTAATTACCTTGTCTGACCTCTCACTAACCCAGGCTGCCGACCGACCTAATCTGATTTCAATTGTGACCGACGATCAGGGTCGCTGGGCCATGGGACTGTATGGGAACCAGCAGATCCATACTCCACACATGGACCAGATTGGAAAACAGGGCGCGGTCTTTACTAATGCATTCGTAGCTACCCCTGTCTGCTCTCCCAGTCGGGCGACTTTTCTCTCCGGCAGATTCCCAACGGAGTTGAAAATTACGGACTGGATTTCTCCTGAGGAAGCTCAAAACGGAACCGGTCTCACAGCGATGACCTGGCCGGAAGTTTTAGAGCAACATGGATACCAGACCGCCTTGATCGGTAAATGGCATCTGGGAGAACAGAAACAGTTTCATCCGCATGAAAAGGGGTTTGGACATTTCATGGGATTTCTTGCAGGAGGCACGCGCCCCATGGATCCCACGCTGGAATTGAATGGAAAAACGGAGAAACGGAAAGGCTCCCTGCCCGATCTGCTGGTGGATGATGCGATCGATTTTATCCGCAAATCTAAAGACAAACCATTTGCCCTCTGCCTGCATTTCAGAGCCCCGCATACCCCCTATGGCCCGGTTCCCAAACAGGATTCAGCACATTACGAGGGGATGGAGATTGATGTGCCCATCACTGAGGGAGCCATACTAGAACAGATTCGGCAGAAAAACAAAGAATATTATGCCAGTGTTTCTTCGGTCGATCGGAATATCGGTCGGCTGCTGGAGGTACTCGATCAGTTGCAACTCGCAGAGAATACACTGGTCATCTTCACCAGTGACCATGGTTATAACAATGGTCGCCACGGAGTCAGTACCAAAGGAAATGGGCACTGGATTGCAGGCGGAGTGACCGGTCCCAAGCGACCTAACATGTGGGACACTTCCATCCAGGTGCCACTGGTCATGCGCTGGCCCGCCGTGATCAAGCCGGGGACCCAATTCGACGAAATGGTATCGAATATTGACATGTTCAAGTTCGTTTTAGGTGCGTTGAAAATTCCACAGCCGGCGAATCTGAAGCTGCATGGAATCGACTATTCCCCTTTACTGTTCGGCCAACCCGTTCCCATCAGAAAAGTACTGTTCGGTCAATATGATTTGCATAACAATGGACTAGCCTATCTCAGGATGATCAGGACTCCCCAATTGAAGTACGTGAAACACTATCGTGCCAAAAACATGGATGAGTTATACGATCTGGAATCGGACCCCGGAGAGAAAACGAATCTCCTGCATCGCCGCACCAGAAAAAACTGGCAAGAGACTGCTGACCTGTTAGAGAACCAGCTGATCGACTGGCAGAAATCGATTCAGGATCCAATTCTTGAACCTGCTTATGAATAA
- a CDS encoding coiled-coil domain-containing protein — MRSSGERQYRLDTNARISTVQNTWTFLAVGVATGLLGMYFMVARPMLSQIGHLQTELVAVQQDMDKLVGAKTSAWQVNNLLTVLNSQAKQLAEAKSAIGEIRDLRLLIDKESNQTEKALASFQKINQFQKQVLEQAEITSQARSTLDEMLAMQDQLASQNAQNKVTHSTLEEMFKIQKLAVDQSSGIKDAQTAFREFQQFKQQIVDQSQQLEVARENSQKMIALQDSLVAQTAPLAAAQKSAQQLVSLQETLTDEKLNVAIAGENLQSLMTIQTKLLAETGRVVDAVETLEVLGDLQDRVKEQVASMQGMRRELLDVILMESTVAKATRILEPLAQLGNLNRLSDAEVREAARVIMDQRDTRIGKLPAQFRRIQREPTPSRTTKLILDGEPVFNEESDSGIVEKNLVPTPPAEEE; from the coding sequence TTGAGAAGTTCAGGGGAACGACAATATCGATTGGATACCAACGCCCGCATCTCGACTGTCCAGAATACCTGGACCTTTTTAGCAGTCGGTGTCGCGACAGGCCTGTTGGGTATGTATTTTATGGTCGCACGACCAATGTTGAGTCAGATCGGTCATCTGCAGACTGAACTGGTAGCAGTCCAACAGGATATGGATAAGCTGGTCGGTGCGAAAACCAGTGCCTGGCAGGTCAATAATCTGTTGACTGTGCTCAACTCTCAGGCGAAACAGTTGGCAGAAGCCAAGTCCGCCATCGGGGAAATCCGGGACTTGAGACTGCTTATTGATAAAGAGTCAAATCAGACCGAAAAAGCACTGGCTTCTTTCCAGAAGATCAATCAGTTCCAGAAGCAGGTCCTGGAACAGGCAGAGATCACGTCGCAGGCCCGCAGTACGCTCGATGAAATGCTGGCAATGCAGGATCAGTTGGCTTCACAGAATGCTCAGAATAAAGTGACCCATTCCACTTTAGAAGAGATGTTTAAGATCCAGAAGCTGGCTGTGGATCAGAGCAGCGGGATCAAAGATGCTCAAACTGCATTCCGTGAGTTCCAGCAGTTCAAACAGCAGATCGTCGATCAGTCGCAGCAGTTGGAAGTGGCTCGTGAAAACAGCCAGAAGATGATTGCCCTTCAGGACAGCCTGGTTGCCCAGACAGCACCACTGGCTGCTGCACAGAAAAGTGCACAGCAACTGGTTTCACTGCAGGAAACATTAACTGATGAGAAACTGAACGTGGCAATCGCTGGTGAGAATCTGCAGTCGCTGATGACGATTCAGACCAAACTTCTGGCCGAGACAGGGCGCGTGGTTGATGCTGTGGAAACGCTGGAAGTGCTCGGTGACCTGCAGGACCGGGTGAAAGAGCAGGTGGCTTCAATGCAGGGTATGCGACGTGAACTGCTGGACGTGATTTTGATGGAGAGCACTGTTGCCAAAGCAACCCGGATTCTCGAACCCCTGGCCCAGTTGGGGAATCTGAACCGGTTGAGTGATGCCGAAGTTCGGGAAGCGGCACGAGTCATCATGGATCAGCGTGACACCCGCATTGGGAAGCTACCTGCCCAGTTTCGTCGAATTCAACGCGAGCCGACTCCCTCGCGGACAACGAAACTGATTCTGGATGGTGAGCCCGTTTTTAATGAAGAATCTGACAGCGGCATTGTGGAAAAGAATCTGGTTCCCACACCGCCCGCTGAGGAAGAGTGA